In Triticum aestivum cultivar Chinese Spring chromosome 5B, IWGSC CS RefSeq v2.1, whole genome shotgun sequence, the following proteins share a genomic window:
- the LOC123110702 gene encoding 60S ribosomal protein L8 yields the protein MGRVIRAQRKGAGSVFKSHTHHRKGPARFRSLDFGERNGYLKGVVTDVIHDPGRGAPLAKVTFRHPFRYKHQKELFVAAEGMYTGQFVYCGRRATLSVGNVLPLRSVPEGGVICNVEHHVGDRGVFARASGDYAIVISHNPDNGTSRIKLPSGAKKIVPSSCRAMIGQVAGGGRTEKPMLKAGNAYHKYRVKRNSWPKVRGVAMNPVEHPHGGGNHQHIGHASTVRRDAPPGQKVGLIAARRTGRLRGQAAASAAKADKAT from the exons aTGGGTCGCGTGATCCGCGCTCAGCGTAAGGGTGCGGGCTCCGTCTTCAAGTCCCACACCCACCACCGCAAGGGCCCCGCCCGGTTCAGGTCGCTCGACTTCGGCGAGCGCAACGGGTACCTCAAGGGCGTCGTCACCGATGTCATCCACGACCCGGGGCGTGGTGCGCCGCTGGCCAAGGTGACCTTCCGCCACCCGTTCAGGTACAAGCACCAGAAGGAGCTCTTCGTCGCCGCCGAGGGTATGTACACCGGCCAGTTCGTCTACTGCGGACGCCGCGCCACCCTCTCCGTCGGCAACGTCCTCCCGCTCCGCTCCGTTCCTGAGGGAGGCGTCATCTGCAACGTCGAGCACCACGTCGGCGACCGCGGTGTCTTCGCCAGGGCATCCGGTGACTACGCCATCGTCATCAGCCACAACCCCGACAACGGCACCTCAAG GATCAAGCTCCCCTCTGGTGCCAAGAAGATTGTCCCAAGCAGCTGCCGTGCCATGATTGGTCAGGTTGCTGGTGGTGGCAGGACTGAGAAGCCAATGCTCAAGGCTGGTAACGCCTACCACAAGTACCGTGTGAAGAGGAACTCGTGGCCTAAGGTGCGTGGTGTGGCCATGAACCCTGTGGAGCATCCCCACGGAGGAGGTAACCACCAGCATATTGGTCACGCTTCCACTGTCCGCCGTGATGCACCACCTGGCCAGAAGGTTGGTCTCATCGCTGCTAGGAGGACTGGTCGTCTCAGAGGCCAGGCTGCCGCCTCTGCTGCCAAGGCCGACAAGGCCACTTAG